From Streptomyces durmitorensis, a single genomic window includes:
- a CDS encoding SWF or SNF family helicase: protein MSDTYDESNGDTHEESRHGEGAYDHERTFAALPAAHGRGFAQSWWGQAWLKALEDTALDLAQLKAGRRLARAGAVGAVSVRPGRITAVVKDRDGTPRRSDVLLQRLSEDEWDRFLGMAVERAGHIAALLDREMPPHLVEDAAAAGVELLPGIGDLEPECDCDAWDHCGHTAALCYQVARLLDQDPFVLFLMRGRAERELLDELQVRSVAQAEAEEAPAQEQEVAQEGVDADEAYAEGAILPPLPELPPLPPEPGLPPSLDTEAEPAPGLDVAALEFLAAQAAVEARRMLAEALSTGHERHPVEQELALEEDAVRLAAAAPAAQVAVRLATAAGRGGDGLALAVRAWEYGGPAALSVLEEEWTPEADALARARAALDAAWDDGERPRLRAVRNRWTVVGGDAQLRHGTDGRWWPYRKERGRWTPAGPAAHDPATALAVVTGGE, encoded by the coding sequence TTTCGCGCAGAGCTGGTGGGGACAGGCCTGGCTGAAGGCGCTCGAGGACACGGCGCTGGACCTCGCGCAGCTGAAGGCCGGACGCAGGCTGGCGCGCGCGGGAGCCGTGGGGGCGGTCTCGGTGCGCCCTGGCCGGATCACCGCGGTCGTCAAGGACCGTGACGGCACCCCGCGCCGCTCGGACGTACTGCTGCAGCGGCTCAGCGAGGACGAGTGGGACCGCTTCCTGGGCATGGCCGTCGAGCGTGCCGGGCACATCGCGGCGCTCCTGGACCGCGAGATGCCGCCGCACCTGGTGGAGGACGCGGCGGCAGCGGGTGTCGAGCTCCTGCCCGGCATCGGCGACCTGGAGCCGGAGTGCGACTGCGACGCGTGGGACCACTGCGGGCACACCGCCGCGCTCTGCTATCAGGTGGCCCGGCTGCTCGACCAGGATCCGTTCGTCCTGTTCCTGATGCGTGGCCGTGCCGAGCGCGAGCTGCTGGATGAGCTGCAAGTACGCAGCGTGGCGCAGGCCGAGGCCGAGGAGGCCCCCGCGCAGGAGCAGGAAGTGGCCCAGGAGGGCGTGGACGCCGACGAGGCGTACGCGGAGGGGGCCATCCTGCCCCCACTGCCCGAACTTCCTCCGCTGCCGCCTGAGCCGGGTCTGCCGCCCTCGCTCGACACGGAGGCGGAGCCCGCGCCCGGTCTCGACGTGGCGGCGCTCGAGTTCCTGGCGGCTCAGGCGGCCGTGGAGGCGCGCCGGATGCTGGCCGAGGCGCTCTCCACCGGACACGAACGGCATCCGGTCGAACAGGAATTGGCGCTGGAGGAGGATGCCGTACGTCTCGCCGCCGCGGCTCCCGCGGCACAGGTGGCCGTCCGCCTCGCGACCGCGGCGGGGCGCGGCGGGGACGGGCTCGCGCTGGCCGTACGGGCCTGGGAGTACGGAGGTCCAGCCGCGCTGTCCGTCCTGGAGGAGGAGTGGACTCCTGAGGCGGACGCACTGGCACGCGCGCGTGCGGCGCTGGATGCGGCCTGGGACGACGGTGAACGGCCACGGCTGCGCGCCGTCCGCAATCGCTGGACGGTGGTCGGCGGCGACGCCCAGCTGCGGCACGGGACCGACGGCCGCTGGTGGCCCTACCGCAAGGAGCGCGGCCGCTGGACCCCGGCGGGCCCCGCGGCCCACGACCCCGCTACGGCACTGGCCGTGGTGACAGGCGGCGAATAG
- the xylB gene encoding xylulokinase — MSSAPAADGPLVVGVDSSTQSTKVLVVDAATGRVVASGQAPHSVSSGVARESDPEEWWNALCAALEQCGSAAREVAAVAVGGQQHGLVTLDARSRPVRPALLWNDVRSAGQARTLVDRLGGPKAWAERVGSVPGPSFTVTKWAWLSEHEPEAARATAAVRLPHDYLTERLTGSGTTDRGDASGTGWWASGTEAYDEEILGLVGLDPELLPRVVRPGEVAGTVRGSGELPFSKGTLVAPGTGDNAAAALGLGLRPGTPVLSLGTSGTVYAVSRRRPADPTGTVAGFADARGDWLPLACTLNCTQAVDRVAALLSLDREAVEAGSSVTLLPYLDGERTPDLPHASGLLHGLRHDTTAGQLLQAAYDGAVHSLLGALDLVLEADADRSAPLLLIGGGARGTAWQDTVRRLSGRPVQVPEARELVALGAAAQAAGILTGEDPAAVARRWGTAEGPVLPPVERDESALARIAGVVSDAAPLLGSAGHEDARP; from the coding sequence ATGTCATCAGCACCAGCAGCCGACGGGCCCCTCGTCGTCGGCGTGGACAGCTCCACGCAGTCCACCAAGGTCCTGGTCGTCGACGCCGCCACGGGCAGGGTGGTGGCCTCTGGTCAGGCCCCGCACAGCGTCAGCTCGGGGGTTGCCCGCGAGAGCGACCCCGAGGAGTGGTGGAACGCCCTGTGCGCGGCGCTGGAACAGTGCGGCAGCGCGGCGCGTGAGGTTGCCGCGGTAGCGGTCGGCGGCCAGCAGCACGGGCTCGTCACGCTGGACGCGCGGTCCAGGCCGGTGCGGCCCGCGCTGCTGTGGAACGACGTGCGCTCGGCGGGACAGGCCCGCACCTTGGTGGACCGCCTGGGGGGCCCGAAGGCGTGGGCCGAGCGCGTCGGCAGCGTGCCGGGGCCCTCCTTCACCGTGACCAAGTGGGCCTGGCTCAGCGAGCACGAGCCCGAGGCCGCCCGTGCCACCGCGGCCGTGCGACTCCCCCACGACTACCTCACCGAACGCCTCACGGGATCCGGCACGACCGACCGGGGCGACGCCTCCGGGACGGGGTGGTGGGCGTCGGGGACGGAGGCGTACGACGAGGAGATCCTGGGCCTCGTGGGCCTGGACCCCGAGCTGCTCCCACGGGTGGTCCGGCCCGGCGAGGTCGCGGGCACCGTCCGCGGAAGCGGCGAACTGCCCTTCTCCAAGGGCACGCTGGTCGCCCCCGGAACCGGCGACAACGCGGCAGCGGCACTCGGACTCGGCCTGCGCCCCGGCACCCCGGTCCTGAGCCTGGGCACGTCGGGCACCGTCTACGCGGTCTCCAGGCGGCGCCCCGCGGACCCGACGGGAACGGTGGCGGGCTTCGCCGACGCGCGCGGCGACTGGCTGCCGCTGGCCTGCACCCTCAACTGCACCCAGGCCGTGGACCGGGTGGCCGCCCTGCTGAGCCTGGACCGTGAGGCGGTGGAGGCGGGCAGCTCCGTCACCCTGCTGCCCTATCTGGACGGCGAGCGCACTCCTGACCTGCCGCACGCCTCGGGGCTGCTGCACGGGCTGCGGCACGACACGACTGCCGGGCAGCTGCTGCAGGCGGCCTACGACGGAGCCGTGCACTCGCTGCTCGGCGCCCTTGATCTGGTCTTGGAAGCGGACGCGGACCGTTCGGCTCCGCTCCTGCTCATCGGCGGCGGGGCGCGCGGCACGGCCTGGCAGGACACCGTGCGGCGGCTTTCCGGACGCCCCGTTCAGGTGCCCGAGGCCCGGGAACTGGTCGCACTCGGCGCAGCCGCACAGGCCGCCGGCATCCTGACCGGCGAGGACCCGGCGGCCGTCGCGCGCCGCTGGGGTACGGCCGAGGGGCCCGTGCTGCCCCCTGTGGAGCGGGACGAATCGGCGCTCGCCCGGATCGCCGGGGTAGTCTCCGACGCGGCGCCGCTGCTCGGCAGCGCGGGCCACGAGGACGCACGGCCATGA
- the xylA gene encoding xylose isomerase translates to MTYQPTPEDKFTFGLWTVGWQGRDPFGDATRAAIDPADSVRHLAELGAYGVTFHDDDLIPFGASDTERESHIKRFRQALDATGLVVPMATTNLFTHPVFKDGAFTANDRDVRRYALRKTIRNIDLAVELGARTYVAWGGREGAESGAAKDVRVALDRMKEAFDLLGDYVTEQGYDLRFAIEPKPNEPRGDILLPTVGHALAFIERLERSDLFGVNPEVGHEQMAGLNFPHSIAQALWAGKLFHIDLNGQTGIKYDQDLRFGAGDLRSAFWLVDLLERGGYEGPRHFDFKPPRTEDYAGVWASASGCMRNYLILRERSAAFRADPEVQEALRASRLDELSLPTAEDGLSGLLADRAAFEDFDVKAAADRGMAFEHLDQLAMDHLLGVRG, encoded by the coding sequence ATGACGTACCAGCCCACTCCTGAGGACAAGTTCACCTTCGGCCTGTGGACCGTCGGCTGGCAGGGAAGGGACCCGTTCGGGGACGCGACGAGGGCGGCCATCGACCCGGCCGACTCCGTGCGTCACCTGGCTGAACTGGGTGCCTACGGAGTGACCTTCCACGACGACGACCTGATCCCCTTCGGCGCCTCGGACACCGAGCGCGAGTCGCACATCAAGCGCTTCCGGCAGGCGCTCGACGCGACGGGCCTCGTGGTGCCGATGGCGACCACGAACCTCTTCACGCACCCCGTCTTCAAGGACGGGGCGTTCACGGCCAACGACCGGGACGTACGCCGTTACGCGCTGCGCAAGACGATCCGCAACATCGACCTCGCGGTGGAACTGGGCGCCCGCACCTACGTCGCCTGGGGCGGCAGGGAAGGCGCGGAGTCCGGTGCGGCGAAGGACGTGCGCGTCGCTCTCGACCGCATGAAGGAAGCCTTCGACCTGCTCGGCGACTACGTGACGGAGCAGGGATACGACCTGCGCTTCGCGATCGAGCCCAAGCCGAACGAGCCGCGCGGCGACATCCTGCTGCCCACCGTCGGGCACGCCCTCGCCTTCATCGAGCGCCTGGAGCGTTCCGACCTGTTCGGCGTCAACCCCGAAGTGGGCCACGAGCAGATGGCCGGCCTCAACTTCCCGCACTCCATCGCCCAGGCCCTGTGGGCGGGCAAGCTGTTCCACATCGACCTCAACGGCCAGACCGGCATCAAGTACGACCAGGACCTGCGCTTCGGGGCGGGCGATCTGCGGAGCGCCTTCTGGCTGGTCGACCTCCTGGAGAGGGGTGGTTACGAAGGGCCGCGGCACTTCGACTTCAAGCCCCCGCGTACGGAGGACTACGCGGGCGTGTGGGCGTCGGCGTCCGGCTGCATGCGCAACTACCTGATCCTTCGGGAGCGTTCGGCCGCCTTCCGCGCCGATCCGGAGGTCCAGGAAGCCCTGCGCGCCTCCCGTCTGGACGAGCTGTCCCTGCCGACCGCCGAAGACGGTCTCTCCGGGCTGCTCGCCGACCGCGCTGCCTTCGAGGACTTCGACGTGAAGGCCGCCGCGGACCGTGGCATGGCCTTCGAGCACCTCGACCAGCTGGCCATGGATCATCTCCTGGGGGTGCGGGGCTGA
- a CDS encoding esterase-like activity of phytase family protein, translated as MSPHAARKRRVRRSVAVGVPFVVLAAIAVTGTATGAPTGDKEKLPRITSTATLGDVPLGTFSNSLLPGTVSDDRGVDLGGIGSDIYPAGRKGEFWTVTDRGPNGQIKVDGKKRRTFPVPGFDPAIVKIRVSGDTVKVIDALPLTTSSGKPVTGLSNQEGRDEAPYTYDAKTALTYNPNGLDTEGIVRSHDGSFWLVDEYGPSLVHVSARGKVLKRYVPKGLKLSGAGYPVVEALPGVLLHRKGNRGFEGLAQLPGGDLVMAVQSPLSLPDEDMGDASRTTRLLRFSPKKQAVTAEYAYRFDAVDVVDPGEDDTSELKISSVVAVGRDRLLVEERTDKAARLQTVKLDRRSDILGERWDDAATKPSLEQLDDPAGSGVPVLKKRLLIDLGAIDGVPDKIEGVARVNSRTLALINDNDFGMTDGAEAFDKDGRLVDSDVETTVTYVRLPKGL; from the coding sequence ATGTCCCCGCACGCCGCACGTAAGCGTCGCGTCCGCCGTTCCGTCGCCGTGGGTGTGCCCTTCGTCGTGCTCGCCGCGATCGCGGTGACCGGGACCGCCACGGGCGCCCCGACCGGCGACAAGGAGAAGTTGCCCCGCATCACGTCGACGGCGACGCTCGGCGATGTCCCTCTGGGCACGTTCAGTAACTCCCTGCTGCCCGGGACGGTGAGCGACGACCGCGGTGTGGATCTCGGCGGCATCGGCAGCGACATCTATCCTGCGGGCCGCAAGGGCGAGTTCTGGACGGTCACCGACCGGGGGCCCAACGGCCAGATCAAGGTGGACGGCAAGAAGCGACGTACCTTCCCCGTTCCCGGTTTCGACCCCGCGATCGTGAAGATCCGCGTTTCCGGTGACACCGTGAAGGTCATCGACGCACTCCCACTGACGACCTCCTCCGGGAAGCCCGTCACGGGCTTGTCCAACCAGGAGGGACGCGATGAGGCGCCGTACACCTACGACGCGAAGACAGCGCTGACCTACAACCCGAACGGCCTGGACACCGAGGGCATCGTGCGGTCGCACGACGGCAGCTTCTGGCTGGTCGACGAGTACGGTCCCTCGCTCGTCCATGTCTCGGCGCGCGGGAAGGTGCTCAAGCGCTATGTCCCCAAGGGCCTGAAGCTGTCGGGCGCCGGCTACCCGGTCGTGGAGGCGCTGCCGGGCGTTCTGCTGCACCGCAAGGGCAATCGCGGCTTCGAGGGGCTCGCTCAACTCCCCGGTGGGGACCTGGTGATGGCGGTCCAGAGCCCGCTGTCCCTCCCGGACGAGGACATGGGCGACGCCTCGCGGACGACGCGGCTGCTGCGCTTCTCGCCGAAGAAGCAGGCGGTCACCGCCGAGTACGCGTACCGCTTCGACGCGGTTGATGTCGTCGACCCGGGCGAGGACGACACGTCCGAGCTGAAGATCTCCTCCGTGGTGGCCGTCGGGCGCGACCGGCTCCTCGTCGAGGAGCGCACCGACAAGGCAGCGCGGCTGCAGACGGTGAAACTGGACCGCCGCTCCGACATCCTCGGCGAGCGGTGGGACGACGCCGCCACGAAGCCCTCCTTGGAGCAGCTCGACGATCCGGCGGGCTCTGGAGTGCCCGTCCTGAAGAAGCGTCTCCTGATCGACCTGGGCGCCATCGACGGTGTGCCCGACAAGATCGAGGGCGTGGCCCGCGTGAACAGCCGTACCCTCGCCCTGATCAACGACAACGACTTCGGGATGACAGACGGGGCGGAGGCATTCGACAAGGACGGCCGGCTCGTGGACAGCGATGTGGAGACCACGGTGACGTACGTACGGCTGCCGAAGGGTCTCTGA
- a CDS encoding ROK family transcriptional regulator: MTAPPHDARQGTSGARLPDTQQGMRRRNLSRVMHAVAAHGPLSRAAVATRIGLTRAAVSTLVDELIRSGLLDELGPERPSKVGRPGSALAVSRSGPVGIGAEVGVDHLSVCAVDLRGEVRARAVRQGDNRGRAPQPVVKELIALVRQVSDEAHLAGLRPAGLAVAVPGLVSRGTATVVRAPNLDWHDVDLGALLPGGLPLTVDNEANFGALAELWLGDEVPQDFLHVSAEIGIGAALVVDGRLLRGTRGFAGELGHVPVWPDGPACPCGGRGCLEQYAGEEAVLRAAGFSPGADRVGLLAERAAQGDEDVRRALHGAGAALGIALTGAVNLLDPRSVVLGGALSRLAPWLLPSLEAELGRRTAGTTCDVAVSGLGSDGPLLGAAHSAIRAVLDDPAGAAALGS; this comes from the coding sequence ATGACCGCACCACCGCACGACGCGCGCCAGGGCACGTCCGGAGCCCGGCTGCCCGACACCCAGCAGGGGATGCGACGCCGCAACCTCTCCCGCGTCATGCACGCCGTCGCGGCGCACGGGCCGCTGTCCCGTGCCGCCGTGGCCACCCGGATCGGTCTGACGCGAGCCGCCGTCTCCACCCTGGTGGACGAGCTGATCCGCTCCGGGCTCCTGGACGAGCTGGGCCCCGAGCGCCCCAGCAAGGTGGGCCGCCCCGGCTCCGCGCTCGCGGTCAGCAGAAGCGGACCGGTCGGCATCGGCGCCGAGGTGGGCGTCGACCATCTCTCGGTCTGTGCGGTGGACCTGCGCGGCGAGGTACGCGCGCGTGCCGTGCGACAGGGCGACAACCGGGGGCGCGCCCCCCAACCCGTCGTGAAGGAACTCATCGCTCTGGTACGGCAGGTGAGCGACGAAGCCCACCTCGCCGGACTGCGCCCGGCGGGACTGGCGGTCGCCGTACCGGGCCTCGTCTCGCGCGGCACGGCGACGGTGGTCCGCGCCCCCAACCTCGACTGGCACGACGTCGACCTGGGCGCACTGCTGCCCGGCGGGCTGCCGCTGACCGTGGACAACGAGGCCAACTTCGGCGCACTGGCCGAGCTGTGGCTCGGCGACGAGGTGCCCCAGGACTTCCTGCACGTCTCGGCGGAGATCGGCATCGGCGCCGCGCTGGTCGTCGACGGGCGGCTGCTGCGCGGGACACGCGGCTTCGCAGGCGAGTTGGGGCATGTGCCGGTGTGGCCGGACGGCCCGGCCTGCCCGTGCGGCGGCCGCGGCTGCCTGGAGCAGTACGCGGGCGAGGAGGCGGTGTTGCGCGCGGCAGGCTTCTCCCCGGGGGCGGACCGCGTCGGGCTCCTTGCGGAGCGCGCCGCGCAGGGCGACGAGGACGTACGTAGAGCGCTGCACGGCGCCGGGGCCGCCCTGGGCATCGCGCTCACCGGTGCGGTGAATCTGCTGGATCCGCGCTCGGTGGTGCTCGGCGGAGCCCTGTCCCGGCTGGCGCCGTGGCTGCTGCCGTCCCTGGAGGCCGAGTTGGGGCGCCGCACGGCGGGTACGACGTGCGACGTCGCTGTCTCCGGGCTGGGTTCCGACGGCCCTTTGCTGGGGGCCGCGCACTCGGCGATACGGGCGGTCCTCGATGACCCCGCGGGTGCGGCCGCTCTCGGCTCCTGA